From a region of the Haematobia irritans isolate KBUSLIRL chromosome 4, ASM5000362v1, whole genome shotgun sequence genome:
- the BBS1 gene encoding Bardet-Biedl syndrome 1 encodes MNKAEVLLQKTKKRKQISFSKNHLPKKMVSPGNWLQVIVDSDQPKLNTLPSCMTVSDIKSDNYVRLIATDIEIDEEPPKASLKVFRGIELESQHELKGIPSAIVSLYIDDSEPKTPIVAVAIAESILFYRHMKPYFKYTLPELEVLDEEREIWRKLNLVSPEEQESLIELLKGIERPKLTRKSQHLLNLLPQERNDFVREQAGGSLIRYSNAVALKCLARVSSADYLPPSYLVIATDNGEIIIVEPQSFSVLYRAMACPDITPSMLAVNGCFETDFCIAIATRYGSVYLLRKSAPEGQEIFKLSHPLTGLVLLPIDQTIVASSMDKKLVCYSKKGKQLYMVPLGEQPICMTMINLSHLGLTLICVALEGGLVQFYMQKFLVDEFKIEGTVTSMVFGYLGLEEHVLCLTTLEGDLVIKILKRTASFEPNQNLSGRSLLSVSDLVSASVLEKPKKSSIFVEQVAREKQNAKATYGSFQVELWRLRHTAARATVDALNSSERTISGDITHAPVKVSAEVCGVGPVFRLYSTIQNLSTYKMASNLMVLLHADRRHYTIQKSIAKLPSILPGVPLKIDFEIVAVLDPNDKLPPHTLTPDNSHIRVMITKTQQTKPLIAAVIAMPQSEANF; translated from the exons ATGAATAAGGCGGAAGTGcttttacaaaaaacaaaaaaaagaaaacaaatatcaTTTAGCAAAAATCATTTACCGAAAAAAATGGTTTCTCCTGGAAATTGGCTCCAGGTCATTGTGGATTCAGATCAACCCAAGTTGAACACTCTGCCATCGTGTATGACAGTTAGTGACATCAAATCGGATAATTATGTACGCCTCATAGCCACGGATATAGAAATTGACGAGGAACCCCCTAAGGCCTCATTGAAAGTTTTTCGAGGCATAGAATTGGAATCGCAACATGAATTAAAGGGTATACCATCAGCTATTGTTAGTTTGTATATCGATGATTCGGAACCAAAGACACCAA TTGTCGCTGTGGCCATAGCCGAATCCATTCTATTCTATCGTCATATGAAACCTTACTTCAAATATACTCTACCCGAATTAGAGGTACTAGATGAGGAAAGAGAAATTTGGCGTAAATTAAATTTGGTAAGCCCTGAAGAGCAGGAATCTCTCATCGAGTTGCTAAAAGGAATTGAAAGACCCAAATTGACAAGGAAATCGCAACATCTATTGAATCTGTTGCCTCAGGAAAGAAAT GACTTTGTGCGTGAACAAGCTGGAGGATCTCTTATCCGTTATTCCAATGCGGTGGCCCTTAAATGTTTAGCTCGTGTATCCAGTGCTGATTATCTGCCGCCCTCGTACCTGGTCATAGCCACTGATAATGGAGAGATCATTATTGTGGAACCCCAAAGTTTTAGTGTTCTATATAGAGCTATGGCTTGTCCAGATATTACTCCCAGTATGTTGGCGGTGAATGGATGTTTTGAAACCGACTTTTGTATAGCCATTGCAACACGATATGGCTCCGTTTATTTACTACGAAAATCTGCACCTGAAGGTCAGGAAATATTTAAGCTTTCCCATCCTCTGACGGGTTTAGTTCTGCTACCCATCGATCAAACAATTGTGGCATCATCGATGGATAAGAAACTAGTATGCTACTCCAAGAAGGGTAAACAATTGTATATGGTCCCTTTGGGGGAACAGCCCATATGTATGACCATGATAAATCTTAGCCATTTGGGACTAACACTTATTTGCGTGGCCCTAGAAGGGGGACTGGTGCAATTTTATATGCAGAAATTTTTGGTGGATGAATTTAAAATTGAGGGTACCGTAACATCTATGGTATTCGGCTATTTGGGTTTAGAGGAACATGTTCTATGCCTTACCACACTGGAGGGAGATTTAGttataaaaattctcaaaagaaCCGCATCGTTTGAGCCCAATCAAAATCTGTCGGGTCGTAGTTTATTGAGTGTTAGCGATTTGGTTAGTGCTTCGGTTTTGGAGAAACCTAAGAAGAGTTCCATTTTCGTAGAGCAGGTGGCAAGGGAAAAACAAAACGCCAAAG CAACCTATGGCAGTTTCCAGGTAGAGCTATGGCGTCTTAGACATACTGCTGCTAGAGCCACAGTTGATGCCTTAAATTCCTCGGAACGTACTATTTCTGGTGATATTACTCATGCCCCTGTCAAGGTATCGGCTGAAGTATGCGGTGTAGGTCCCGTGTTTCGTTTGTATTCGACCATACAGAATTTATCCACCTATAAGATGGCTTCAAATTTAATGGTTCTTTTGCATGCTGACCGCAGACATTATACGATTCAAAAATCTATTGCTAAG ctACCCAGTATTTTACCGGGAGTCCCTCTAAAAATTGATTTCGAAATTGTAGCTGTTTTGGATCCCAATGATAAATTACCACCGCACACATTGACCCCAGATAATTCTCATATACGCGTGATGATAACGAAAACCCAACAAACAAAACCACTGAT